GCTCGTATCGACCGATATTTGTTTGAATGCCCAAAGCACAAAGATTCCCGGTAACTGGTTCAATAAGGGCGGTAAGGCACGGCAAAAGAATCGAGCCAAGACGTTTCAAGGCATCGCGGATGCTATGGCTCAACAGTGGGGACATTCTTTGTGAATCCTCAATCATTTTACAAAACGGGAGTTAAGTATATAATTCCCTAACGGAAATGCAGAGAACAAAGGCTCTGGGGCTTTTGCACAAACAGGTCAAGAAAGACTCCGCAATGTCTCGTGTCGGCACGCCGGATTATCTGTTGGTTTTCCGCAAGCCGGGCGATCATCGGCATCCGGTCAAGTGCGATATTCCCGTCGAGGTCTGGCAAAAATACGCATCGCCGGTCTGGTGGGATATCAACTACAACAACACGCTCAACGGACGCGAAGGCCGTCACGAAAACGACGAGCGGCATATTTGTCCGCTGCAATTGGAAACTATCGAGAGGGCGATCCATCTTTGGACAAACGAAGGCGATACAGTTCTGACGCCGTTCTTAGGGATCGGGTCCGAAGCATTCCAGGCGATCAAAATGAACCGCAAAGCCATCGGGTTCGAGTTGAAAGATTCGTATTTCGATCTTGCGGTTAAGAATGTGCGCGGGGCCGTGGAAGGCAAAAATCAACTGTCAATTTTCGAGTGTGCTGCCGCGTGACTTCGTGGAGAATCTACCGAACCGAAAAAGATGCACTTGCACGGATCTTGCAGAGTTATCGCGGGAAGCTATCGCCCGTCTCAAATTTGAACTTGGCGACGATTGCCTTCGGCTGGTCGGTGCGTTCAAGTGCGAGCGGTGCGAAGGGTTTTATTTTATCTCGGCGGGGCGGATAGGGCCGGAAATGGAACTAGCGGAATTTTGATAGACAAACCGAAATAAAAAAGCGTAAACTGTACGCGACAATTCGGAGTTATCCGGGTAAGGCATCTTCTCATACAGGCGTATTAGATGCCACGCGAATCCTACGGAGTTCGCCAACGCT
This DNA window, taken from Chloracidobacterium sp., encodes the following:
- a CDS encoding site-specific DNA-methyltransferase — translated: MQRTKALGLLHKQVKKDSAMSRVGTPDYLLVFRKPGDHRHPVKCDIPVEVWQKYASPVWWDINYNNTLNGREGRHENDERHICPLQLETIERAIHLWTNEGDTVLTPFLGIGSEAFQAIKMNRKAIGFELKDSYFDLAVKNVRGAVEGKNQLSIFECAAA